In Miscanthus floridulus cultivar M001 chromosome 5, ASM1932011v1, whole genome shotgun sequence, one genomic interval encodes:
- the LOC136454230 gene encoding uncharacterized protein — protein sequence MAAARTAASMSAPRRPHPPASGDGHRRREGERGRRWARISPPPPPSPDLRGASVGARQPSLSSSTVSIPTMAAARTAAFASAPRRPHPPASGDSRRRREGERGRRRAWISPPPPPLPDLRGASVGGRQPSSSSSTVSIPAMAAAQTATSASAPCRPHPPASGDGHRRREGEHGRLWARISPPPPPSPDLRGAAVRQRLVRRDGMP from the coding sequence ATGGCTGCTGCCCGGACCGCCGCGTCTATGAGCGCACCTCGCCGCCCGCACCCTCCCGCCAGCGGGGACGGCCACCGTCGCCGCGAAGGGGAGCGCGGACGCCGCTGGGCCCGGATCTCGCCTCCTCCACCACCATCGCCGGATCTACGCGGTGCTAGTGTAGGAGCCCGGCAACCCTCCTTGTCCTCCTCCACGGTGTCGATCCCCACCATGGCTGCTGCCCGGACCGCCGCGTTCGCGAGCGCACCTCGCCGCCCGCACCCTCCCGCCAGCGGGGACAGCCGTCGCCGCCGCGAAGGGGAGCGCGGACGCCGCCGGGCCTGGAtctcgcctcctccaccgccattgCCGGATCTACGCGGTGCCAGTGTAGGAGGCCGGCaaccctcctcgtcctcctccacggtGTCGATCCCCGCCATGGCTGCTGCCCAGACCGCCACGTCCGCGAGCGCACCTTGCCGCCCGCACCCTCCCGCCAGCGGCgacggccaccgccgccgcgaagGGGAGCACGGACGCCTCTGGGCTCGGAtctcgcctcctccaccgccatcgCCGGATCTACGCGGTGCCGCCGTTCGCCAGAGACTGGTGAGGAGGGATGGCATGCCCTAG